The Pochonia chlamydosporia 170 chromosome 1, whole genome shotgun sequence genome window below encodes:
- a CDS encoding metalloprotease (similar to Myceliophthora thermophila ATCC 42464 XP_003662375.1), which yields MLPEGLAIAGALVAAAVAGPLSGIERCSAPEVTEEQRALAKQFAVQEARLKAAGGGPVRADITVNVYLHSVSATESTLLSDETLKAQMDALTSRFSGTGFHLVHASNTKTVNATWAVDGDEMGMKKALRKGNYRDLNLYFLDQISGLGYCYYPTVAPVGSNEFYRDGCTNLASTVPGGKPPFGMGLTAVHETGHWMGLMHTFSNGCYAPGDEVDDTPAQASSTRGCPTGRDSCPKEPGLDPIHNYMDYSDDACYTEFTPGQNARMLSNWKRFRENK from the exons ATGTTGCCTGAAGGTTTAGCTATCGCAGGCGCTCTCGTTGCTGCAGCCGTGGCAGGGCCACTTAGCGGTATAGAGAGATGCAGCGCTCCGGAAGTAACTGAAGAACAACGAGCATTGGCCAAGCAATTTGCCGTGCAAGAGGCCAGACTAAAAGCGGCCGGCGGAGGCCCTGTTCGGGCTGACATTACTGTCAATGTGTACTTACATAGCGTTTCAGCAACTGAGAGTACCTTACTCAGC GATGAAACCCTTAAGGCTCAGATGGACGCCCTCACTTCCCGATTCTCTGGGACTGGCTTCCACCTCGTTCATGCGAGTAACACTAAAACGGTCAATGCCACCTGGGCCGTAGATGGCGACGAGATGGGCATGAAGAAGGCGCTTCGCAAAGGGAATTACAGAGATCTTAATCTTTATTTCCTAGATCAAATTAGTGGTCTAGGCTATTGCTACTATCCCACGGTTGCCCCCGTTGGATCGAATGAATTTTACCGAGATGGATGCACCAATCTTGCTAGTACAGTCCCTGGGGGTAAACCGCCATTTGGTATGGGCTTGACAGCGGTTCACGAGACAGGGCACTGGATGGGGTTGATGCATACTTTCAGCAACGGCTGTTATGCTCCAGGTGATGAAGTCGATGATACTCCTGCTCAAGCCTCTTCCACTCGTGGTTGTCCCACTGGCCGCGATAGTTGCCCTAAAGAACCCGGCTTGGATCCGATTCACAACTACATGGACTACTCTGACGA